A genomic stretch from Salvelinus namaycush isolate Seneca chromosome 25, SaNama_1.0, whole genome shotgun sequence includes:
- the LOC120020142 gene encoding uncharacterized protein LOC120020142 isoform X2 yields MVRSKSSKSSGTCCNLVMALLTLWSMVSLIVIVVWATSPHMKGVAQCDVAQQSLTEKMEGAKVVWEKEKQALLESIRLSQENQTTLQQEMEVFAETLRENNVSLSLSLQENAMLHANETARRNAIFLHRDTQRNMSLDLSLQRDHFEWLQFNFTQAVHQSHSCSASCDASNSQAVAATSQMKACESSKHYMMTQMERRGCKINGNSPQESLLFIAHTHYD; encoded by the exons ATGGTTCGTTCCAAGAGTTCCAAGTCATCCGGGACCTGCTGTAACCTGGTGATGGCACTGCTGACCTTGTGGTCCATGGTCTCCCTCATCGTTATCGTGGTGTGGGCCACCTCTCCTCACATGAAGGGCGTGGCCCAGTGCGACGTAGCCCAACAG TCCCTGACGGAGAAGATGGAGGGGGCAAAGGTTGTGTGGGAGAAGGAAAAGCAGGCCTTGCTGGAGTCTATAAGGCTGAGCCAGGAGAACCAGACCACACTGCAGCAGGAGATGGAGGTTTTTGCTGAGACACTGAGAGAGAATAACGTGTCCCTGAGCCTCAGCCTGCAGGAGAAT GCGATGCTGCATGCGAATGAAACAGCACGAAGGAATGCTATTTTCctgcacagagacacacagagaaatatGTCCCTAGATCTGAGTCTACAGAGAG ACCATTTTGAGTGGTTACAATTCAACTTCACCCAAGCTGTCCACCAGTCCCACTCCTGCTCTGCTTCATGTGATGCTTCAAATAGCCAGGCGGTAGCAGCAACGAGTCAAATGAAAGCCTGCGAGTCCAGCAAACACTATATGATGACACAAAT GGAAAGAAGAGGTTGCAAGATCAATGGTAATTCACCACAAGAATCACTTCTGTTTATTGCTCATACACACTATGATTGA
- the LOC120020098 gene encoding death-associated protein kinase 3-like, with amino-acid sequence MAGFRQEDVEVFYDMGEELGSGQFAIVRKCKEKPSGSEYAAKFIKKRRLSSSRRGVSREEIEREVNILREIQHSNIITLHDIFENKTDVILILELVSGGELFDFLAEKESLTEEAATQFLKQILDGVHYLHSKCIAHFDLKPENIMLLDKNVPNPRIKLIDFGIAHQIKAGNEFKNIFGTPEFVAPEIVNYELLGLEADMWSIGVITYILLSGASPFLGETKQETLTNISAVNYDFDEEYFSNTSELAKDFIRRLLVKDPKKRMTIDDSLQHPWIKVIKRRNVRQEESGKKPERRRLKTTRLKEYTIKSHSSMPPNNTYVNFERFSRVLEEIAAAEEGLRDLEHSQRSCQEDVAALLSIYEEKEGWYKKENQSIASDLGHIRQALQGTQAQRRQSQEDARAAMLAANALKRTFGRLENRYEVLAEQVASEVRWVEELVRGIEREKDGLVMP; translated from the exons CGGACAGTTTGCCATCGTACGGAAGTGTAAAGAGAAGCCCTCTGGCTCTGAGTACGCCGCCAAATTTATCAAGAAGCGTCGTCTGTCGTCTAGCCGCCGGGGCGTTAGCCGCGAGGAGATCGAGAGGGAGGTGAACATCCTGAGAGAGATCCAGCACAGCAACATCATAACGCTACACGACATCTTCGAGAACAAGACCGACGTCATCCTCATCCTGGAGCT GGTGTCTGGAGGGGAGCTGTTTGACTTCCTGGCAGAGAAGGAGTCTTTAACAGAGGAGGCCGCCACACAGTTCCTCAAACAGATCCTGGATGGGGTCCACTACCTGCACTCCAAATGCATAGCTCACTTTGACCTcaag CCGGAGAACATTATGCTGCTGGATAAGAATGTTCCCAACCCCAGGATCAAACTCATCGACTTCGGCATCGCTCATCAGATCAAAGCTGGGAACGAGTTTAAAAACATCTTCGGAACGCCAGAGTTCGTTG CTCCAGAGATAGTCAACTATGAACTGCTAGGCCTGGAGGCTGACATGTG GAGTATTGGAGTTATCACATACATTCT GTTGAGTGGTGCCTCTCCGTTCCTGGGGGAGACCAAGCAGGAGACTCTGACCAACATCTCTGCAGTCAACTATGACTTTGACGAGGAGTACTTCAGCAACACCAGTGAGCTGGCCAAGGACTTCATCAGACGCCTGCTGGTCAAGGATCCCAA GAAGAGAATGACCATCGATGACAGCCTTCAGCATCCCTGGATCAAG GTGATCAAGAGGCGGAACGTGCGCCAGGAGGAGAGCGGGAAGAAGCCGGAGCGCAGGCGCCTGAAGACGACGCGTCTAAAGGAGTACACTATCAAGTCCCACTCCTCCATGCCCCCCAACAACACCTACGTCAACTTTGAACGCTTCTCCCGGGTGCTGGAGGAGATCGCTGCTGCCGAGGAGGGGCTGAGAGACCTGGAGCACAGCCAGAg gtCATGTCAGGAGGACGTGGCTGCTCTACTCTCTATCTATGAGGAGAAGGAGGGCTGGTACAAGAAGGAGAACCAGAGCATCGCCAGCGACCTGGGTCACATCCGCCAGGCTCTGCAGGGTACCCAGGCCCAGCGCAGACAGAGTCAAGAGGATGCCCGCGCCGCCATGCTGGCAGCTAACGCACTCAAGAGGACGTTTGGTCGCCTGGAGAACCGCTACGAGGTCCTGGCGGAGCAGGTGGCGTCGGAGGTGCGCTGGGTGGAGGAGCTGgtcagagggatagagagggagaaagacggGCTGGTCATGCCCTGA
- the LOC120020142 gene encoding uncharacterized protein LOC120020142 isoform X1, whose product MIFVIPSATTAPAPFNTMVRSKSSKSSGTCCNLVMALLTLWSMVSLIVIVVWATSPHMKGVAQCDVAQQSLTEKMEGAKVVWEKEKQALLESIRLSQENQTTLQQEMEVFAETLRENNVSLSLSLQENAMLHANETARRNAIFLHRDTQRNMSLDLSLQRDHFEWLQFNFTQAVHQSHSCSASCDASNSQAVAATSQMKACESSKHYMMTQMERRGCKINGNSPQESLLFIAHTHYD is encoded by the exons ATGATCTTTGTCATTCCCAGCGCAACCACAGCTCCTGCTCCCTTCAACACCATGGTTCGTTCCAAGAGTTCCAAGTCATCCGGGACCTGCTGTAACCTGGTGATGGCACTGCTGACCTTGTGGTCCATGGTCTCCCTCATCGTTATCGTGGTGTGGGCCACCTCTCCTCACATGAAGGGCGTGGCCCAGTGCGACGTAGCCCAACAG TCCCTGACGGAGAAGATGGAGGGGGCAAAGGTTGTGTGGGAGAAGGAAAAGCAGGCCTTGCTGGAGTCTATAAGGCTGAGCCAGGAGAACCAGACCACACTGCAGCAGGAGATGGAGGTTTTTGCTGAGACACTGAGAGAGAATAACGTGTCCCTGAGCCTCAGCCTGCAGGAGAAT GCGATGCTGCATGCGAATGAAACAGCACGAAGGAATGCTATTTTCctgcacagagacacacagagaaatatGTCCCTAGATCTGAGTCTACAGAGAG ACCATTTTGAGTGGTTACAATTCAACTTCACCCAAGCTGTCCACCAGTCCCACTCCTGCTCTGCTTCATGTGATGCTTCAAATAGCCAGGCGGTAGCAGCAACGAGTCAAATGAAAGCCTGCGAGTCCAGCAAACACTATATGATGACACAAAT GGAAAGAAGAGGTTGCAAGATCAATGGTAATTCACCACAAGAATCACTTCTGTTTATTGCTCATACACACTATGATTGA